Proteins from one Aulosira sp. FACHB-615 genomic window:
- a CDS encoding esterase-like activity of phytase family protein yields MISVKHWISGFSFSLVTAVVSITGSATTASAVSLVNGITIPGGSTDLSASSTNSANTNRLGFFSDLYYDRSNNVYYSLADRGPGGGVISYNPRVQKFSLDVDQNTGNISNFQLLDTIIFTQNGQNFNGLNPGILNGNASLLGRSFDPEGFVIAPNGNFYVSDEYGPSVYEFSPTGSFIRAFNTPSNLIPRQNDSTINYVDGRPTIATGRQDNRGFEGVTLSPDGSRLFAMLQDPLVNEGSPDGRRSRNLRIVEFDTNTGNSTAQYIYQLESLTDINARIPGTNNDFGANSQGRNIGISSITALNNNEFLVLERDNRGVGVEDPTGATPVASKRIYKIDLTDATNVADISLTGINDLPTEITPVTKILFADIAELLRNAGQTIPEKFEGLAIGPQLADGSYALIAGTDNDFSVTQNGQNVQFDVCTDGTNFSQVPIDSGCPTGQSLIPTFVYALKASRQELAGFVPPKKVPEPTTTAGLILLAASSLFVKRQFKSLQK; encoded by the coding sequence ATGATTTCTGTCAAGCATTGGATTTCTGGATTCAGTTTTTCCCTGGTCACTGCCGTAGTTAGTATTACCGGATCGGCCACAACTGCTAGTGCAGTTTCTTTGGTTAATGGCATCACAATTCCCGGTGGTAGTACAGATTTATCTGCTTCTAGTACGAATAGCGCCAACACTAATCGCCTGGGATTTTTCTCTGACTTGTACTACGATCGCTCCAATAATGTGTACTATAGCCTGGCTGATCGCGGACCCGGTGGTGGTGTCATCAGCTACAATCCACGAGTGCAGAAATTTTCTTTAGATGTTGACCAAAATACAGGAAATATCAGTAATTTCCAGTTACTAGACACGATTATCTTCACCCAAAATGGTCAAAACTTTAACGGCTTAAATCCCGGAATCCTCAATGGAAATGCCAGCCTTCTTGGTCGCAGTTTTGACCCAGAAGGATTTGTGATCGCTCCGAATGGGAATTTCTACGTTTCTGATGAATATGGCCCCTCTGTCTACGAATTTAGCCCGACTGGTTCCTTTATCCGGGCATTTAACACCCCCAGCAATCTGATCCCCAGACAAAATGACAGCACAATTAACTATGTTGATGGTCGTCCTACAATTGCCACTGGTCGTCAAGACAATCGCGGCTTTGAAGGCGTAACCCTCAGCCCAGACGGTAGCCGCCTATTTGCGATGCTGCAAGACCCGTTAGTTAATGAAGGTTCTCCAGATGGGCGACGCAGCCGCAATTTAAGAATAGTTGAATTTGACACCAACACCGGGAATAGTACTGCTCAATACATCTATCAACTAGAAAGCTTGACAGATATTAATGCCCGTATCCCTGGAACAAATAATGATTTTGGAGCTAATTCTCAAGGGCGCAATATTGGTATTAGCTCCATCACAGCCTTGAACAATAACGAATTTTTAGTTTTGGAACGGGATAATCGCGGTGTGGGTGTGGAAGATCCCACAGGTGCGACTCCCGTTGCTAGTAAACGCATCTACAAAATTGATTTGACTGATGCAACCAACGTAGCTGATATTAGCTTGACAGGTATCAATGATTTACCTACTGAAATCACACCAGTCACTAAGATTTTGTTTGCCGATATTGCCGAACTCCTGAGAAATGCTGGACAAACTATTCCCGAAAAATTTGAAGGGTTGGCAATTGGGCCGCAACTTGCTGATGGTTCTTACGCCTTGATTGCCGGGACAGATAACGATTTCAGCGTGACTCAAAATGGACAGAATGTACAATTTGACGTGTGTACAGATGGGACTAACTTCTCTCAAGTCCCCATTGATAGCGGTTGTCCTACAGGACAGTCTTTAATTCCAACTTTTGTTTATGCCTTAAAAGCTAGTAGACAGGAATTAGCTGGATTTGTACCACCAAAAAAAGTTCCTGAACCAACCACAACGGCGGGACTCATCTTACTGGCTGCTAGTAGTTTATTTGTGAAGCGACAGTTTAAATCTTTACAAAAGTAA
- a CDS encoding outer membrane beta-barrel protein, whose product MKGLLRSFVAISALSSLVIAPLMMNAGQAAAQDKKGTDASYIGAGVAAGVTNGGLNNDAANVGGNLTGRVKLGSLPVSARGNVLWSDKTSAIIPELSVDVPIANRTNAYVTGGYSFVEKDGSPSPLGNRDAVVLGAGVESEVANNFLIYTNAKVGLRAYQDSPASAVSINGGIGYRFK is encoded by the coding sequence ATGAAAGGTTTACTTCGGTCGTTCGTAGCAATTTCAGCATTGTCTTCTTTAGTTATTGCACCTTTGATGATGAATGCAGGACAAGCTGCGGCTCAAGATAAAAAAGGAACTGATGCTAGTTACATTGGTGCTGGTGTGGCAGCAGGCGTGACTAATGGCGGACTCAACAACGATGCAGCTAACGTTGGTGGTAATCTCACAGGTAGAGTCAAATTAGGCAGCCTTCCAGTTTCTGCACGGGGTAATGTGCTTTGGAGTGATAAGACGAGTGCTATCATCCCAGAACTTTCCGTAGACGTGCCTATTGCTAATAGAACTAATGCTTATGTCACTGGTGGTTATTCTTTTGTTGAAAAAGATGGTTCACCCAGTCCTTTAGGTAATAGAGATGCTGTCGTGCTGGGTGCTGGTGTCGAATCAGAAGTGGCGAATAATTTCTTGATTTACACAAATGCCAAAGTTGGACTACGAGCTTATCAAGATAGTCCGGCTTCTGCTGTTAGCATCAACGGTGGTATTGGCTATCGTTTTAAATAA
- a CDS encoding DUF3318 domain-containing protein: MTSYATSSAKAEMSELRRLKGLLPPELQSWVTVEGTTEVNPPLIRSEEIGKDQVEIQIDLVKWDALAMDQRNLLFWHEVARIQMDTIPKDGWEMAALAIGLGGAVGELWVQDGLLLVLALALCGVSGWRLYQKNNGEKQMRELLDADEKAIALATRFGYSLPNAYKSLGSALKTLIDTTPSKRQRSRYEARLSALKRSANKAKAKSRTPEDSGL; this comes from the coding sequence ATGACATCCTATGCAACCTCCTCTGCCAAAGCAGAAATGAGTGAACTCCGGCGATTAAAAGGCTTACTACCACCAGAATTGCAAAGCTGGGTCACAGTTGAAGGCACAACTGAGGTCAATCCACCCCTGATCCGCAGCGAAGAAATTGGTAAAGACCAAGTAGAAATTCAAATTGACTTGGTGAAATGGGATGCTCTCGCAATGGATCAGCGTAATCTGCTGTTCTGGCATGAAGTTGCCCGCATTCAAATGGACACAATTCCCAAAGATGGTTGGGAAATGGCAGCATTGGCTATTGGTTTAGGCGGTGCTGTGGGTGAATTGTGGGTACAAGATGGATTGTTGCTGGTGTTAGCCTTGGCTCTATGTGGCGTTTCTGGTTGGCGACTTTATCAAAAAAATAATGGCGAAAAGCAAATGCGAGAATTGCTGGATGCTGATGAAAAAGCGATCGCACTAGCAACTCGTTTTGGTTACAGTCTCCCCAATGCTTACAAGAGTCTCGGTAGTGCCTTGAAAACCTTAATTGATACTACTCCCAGCAAACGCCAACGGTCTCGTTATGAAGCACGACTTTCTGCCCTCAAACGCAGCGCCAACAAGGCAAAAGCTAAATCTCGCACTCCCGAAGATAGCGGACTGTAA
- a CDS encoding HNH endonuclease produces the protein MNKTPRIRIPNEVRQYVFQRDKYQCQSCGKTDLETNLTIDHIIPLARGGQNDISNLHTLCLTCNLKKSDKTDQRFRRHFQS, from the coding sequence ATGAATAAAACCCCCCGGATTCGCATACCAAATGAAGTTAGACAATATGTGTTTCAACGTGATAAATATCAATGTCAAAGCTGTGGTAAGACTGATTTAGAAACTAATTTGACCATTGACCATATCATTCCCTTGGCGCGTGGGGGTCAAAATGATATCAGCAATTTACACACTCTTTGCTTGACTTGTAATCTCAAAAAATCTGACAAAACAGATCAGCGTTTTCGGCGACATTTTCAAAGTTGA
- a CDS encoding Npun_F0813 family protein, giving the protein MFILKRQDVEISSIQHPKRDQQVPILHYQGQTFRLISLFKANQEEEARALWRDLTDNRGKACVLLEEPDRFSIWGKIRLEQLDSDTGGHGKTDILIQASILLLQAVHLDIEEFLGARQLTLFEKDMGEVFRQQKFPEASSPESVKHLVTIDPLEDTKLPAWQENHVTTFLQELHKLGKTYFGNANFANKVADRLQDMAEGERSLFISWLNQSSLNKLWQ; this is encoded by the coding sequence ATGTTTATTCTCAAACGGCAGGATGTTGAAATATCAAGCATTCAGCACCCAAAAAGGGATCAGCAAGTGCCGATCCTCCATTATCAGGGGCAAACCTTTCGGTTGATTAGTTTGTTTAAAGCTAATCAAGAAGAAGAAGCTCGCGCCTTGTGGAGAGATTTGACAGATAATCGCGGTAAAGCTTGTGTCTTACTAGAAGAGCCAGATCGTTTTAGCATCTGGGGTAAAATCCGCTTAGAACAGCTAGATAGTGATACTGGTGGTCATGGTAAGACAGACATACTGATTCAAGCTAGTATCTTGCTATTACAAGCGGTGCATCTAGATATTGAAGAGTTTTTAGGCGCTCGTCAATTAACATTATTTGAAAAAGATATGGGGGAAGTTTTTAGACAGCAGAAATTTCCTGAAGCTTCTTCCCCCGAATCTGTTAAGCATTTAGTCACCATAGATCCCTTAGAAGATACCAAACTTCCAGCTTGGCAAGAAAATCATGTAACTACGTTTTTACAGGAACTGCACAAGCTAGGGAAAACTTATTTTGGTAATGCCAACTTTGCCAATAAAGTAGCCGATAGGTTACAGGATATGGCAGAAGGCGAGCGATCGCTATTTATTTCCTGGCTCAACCAATCTTCCCTCAATAAACTCTGGCAATAG
- the sir gene encoding sulfite reductase, ferredoxin dependent has product MVKSAPPPLANRKPSKVEGIKENSNFLREPVATQILEDTAHFSEDAIQILKFHGSYQQDNRDNRVKGQEKDYQFMLRTKNPGGFVPPQLYLALDKLADEYGNHTLRATTRQGFQVHGILKKNLKAAIATIVKNLGSTLGACGDINRNVMAPPVPFKNRADYQYAWEYAQNIADLLSPQTGAYYEIWLDGEKAISAEENPEVKAARQSNGSGTTFTDSEEPLYGTYYMPRKFKVSVTVPGDNSIDLYSQDLTLVVITNAQGELEGFNVFAGGGLGRTHNKEETFARLADPICYVDKADVYEIVKAIVATQRDYGDRTDRRHARLKYLINDWGVDKFRAKVEEYFGKSVAPFKPLPEFKYEDFLGWQEQGDGKLFLGISIDNGRVKDEGSLQLKTALREIVEQFHLPIRLTPHQNLIFCDIAPKNQAAIQEILDRCGVVSDPGKIEPLFRYAMACPALPTCGLAITESERAIPGILERVRALLDKFGLPEEHFVIRMTGCPNGCARPYMAELGFVGSAPESYQVWLGGSPHQTRLAQPIVEKLHHNDIESFLEPIFVFFKKSRQAEESFGDFCSRVGFDAIREFSAQYQPETVAVTTAETSAPAKKKAAPSRSRPRISLYDEVYSKLKETATSQGKSMTEIVNEALKIYLQIDK; this is encoded by the coding sequence ATGGTTAAATCTGCTCCTCCACCACTTGCCAACCGTAAGCCCTCAAAAGTAGAAGGCATCAAAGAAAATAGTAATTTTTTGCGTGAACCTGTAGCAACGCAGATCCTTGAGGATACGGCTCACTTTAGTGAAGACGCGATCCAAATCCTCAAGTTTCATGGCTCCTACCAGCAGGATAACCGCGATAATCGCGTCAAGGGGCAGGAGAAAGATTACCAATTTATGCTGCGGACAAAGAACCCAGGGGGGTTTGTACCGCCGCAATTATATTTGGCTTTAGATAAGCTGGCTGATGAATATGGCAACCACACATTAAGGGCTACCACTCGTCAAGGTTTCCAAGTGCATGGCATCTTAAAGAAAAATCTCAAGGCTGCCATTGCGACTATTGTTAAAAATCTAGGTTCGACTTTGGGCGCTTGTGGAGATATTAACCGCAACGTTATGGCTCCACCAGTACCTTTCAAAAATCGTGCTGATTATCAGTATGCTTGGGAATATGCCCAAAACATTGCTGATTTACTGTCCCCTCAAACTGGTGCTTATTACGAAATTTGGCTAGATGGCGAAAAAGCTATCAGTGCAGAAGAAAATCCAGAGGTGAAAGCGGCGCGGCAAAGTAATGGTAGCGGCACAACTTTTACTGACAGTGAAGAACCTCTGTATGGTACTTACTATATGCCACGCAAATTCAAAGTTAGCGTGACAGTACCGGGGGATAATTCTATTGATTTATATTCCCAAGATTTGACTTTGGTAGTTATTACCAATGCTCAAGGCGAACTAGAAGGATTTAATGTCTTTGCTGGTGGCGGTTTAGGCAGAACCCACAATAAAGAAGAAACATTTGCCAGGTTAGCAGACCCGATTTGCTATGTAGATAAAGCAGATGTTTACGAAATTGTCAAGGCAATTGTGGCGACTCAGAGAGATTATGGCGATCGCACTGACCGCCGCCATGCTCGTTTAAAATACTTAATCAATGATTGGGGTGTAGATAAATTCCGCGCCAAAGTTGAGGAATATTTTGGTAAATCAGTCGCCCCCTTTAAACCACTGCCAGAATTTAAGTATGAAGATTTCCTTGGTTGGCAAGAACAAGGCGATGGCAAGTTATTTTTAGGTATCTCCATCGACAATGGGCGGGTAAAAGATGAAGGTTCGTTGCAACTCAAAACCGCCTTGCGGGAAATTGTCGAACAGTTTCACCTACCTATCCGCTTAACACCCCACCAAAACCTGATTTTCTGCGACATTGCCCCAAAAAATCAAGCAGCCATTCAAGAAATTCTTGACCGTTGCGGTGTTGTCTCTGACCCCGGTAAAATTGAACCACTGTTCCGCTATGCAATGGCTTGTCCAGCTTTGCCTACCTGCGGCTTGGCTATTACCGAATCAGAACGAGCAATACCAGGAATTTTAGAACGAGTCCGGGCGTTATTAGATAAATTTGGTTTACCAGAAGAGCATTTTGTCATCAGAATGACAGGTTGTCCTAATGGTTGCGCTCGTCCTTACATGGCAGAATTAGGTTTTGTTGGTAGTGCGCCAGAATCTTATCAAGTTTGGTTGGGCGGTTCACCACATCAAACAAGATTAGCTCAACCAATAGTCGAAAAGTTGCACCACAACGACATTGAAAGCTTTTTAGAGCCGATTTTTGTTTTCTTCAAGAAATCACGCCAAGCAGAAGAAAGCTTTGGCGATTTTTGCTCACGGGTTGGTTTTGATGCTATTCGTGAATTTTCAGCACAGTATCAGCCGGAAACTGTTGCCGTCACCACCGCAGAAACTTCAGCACCAGCTAAAAAGAAAGCTGCACCCAGCCGATCCCGTCCCCGCATTAGCCTTTATGATGAGGTTTACAGCAAGTTAAAGGAAACTGCTACCAGTCAAGGTAAATCAATGACAGAAATCGTCAATGAAGCCTTGAAAATTTACTTGCAGATAGACAAGTAA
- a CDS encoding transposase, with translation MRKLTESDKQEILKLYRETAETTSTLAERYDVSNSTISRLLKSTLPEDEYEYLVSLKRAARTPEGRAQVNYEQLPLLVPKEPEIEPPQSESKPIELPKLKSQEPVIEAALEPEDDEDSNSGIRRVRRRSSATTEKPKPKLVKKADIAPEPPPEIASIPSPILDEERPKVVAFADILGEELLDESEDLDDLDDDLDDDDLDDDDYEEDDDYFDEPRPLVTRRRLGEAPVQVLPLSAANLPRTCYLVIDRSAELITRPLKDFGDLGQIPTLETQQRTLPIFDNHRVAKRFSTKRDRVIKVPDSRMLHKARTHLQAKGITRLLIDGQVYSLSAL, from the coding sequence GTGAGAAAACTAACAGAATCAGATAAACAAGAAATTCTTAAGTTATATCGAGAAACTGCTGAAACGACCTCGACTTTAGCAGAACGTTATGACGTGAGCAACTCAACCATCAGTCGTCTGCTCAAAAGTACCTTACCAGAGGATGAGTACGAATACTTAGTTTCGTTGAAACGCGCGGCTCGGACTCCTGAAGGTAGGGCGCAGGTAAATTATGAGCAGTTGCCTTTGCTGGTACCAAAAGAGCCAGAAATTGAACCGCCTCAGAGCGAAAGCAAGCCTATAGAATTGCCCAAGCTCAAGTCACAAGAGCCAGTCATTGAAGCAGCATTAGAACCAGAAGATGATGAAGACTCAAATTCTGGTATTAGAAGAGTGCGGCGGCGTTCCTCGGCAACTACAGAAAAACCAAAGCCAAAATTGGTGAAAAAAGCCGACATTGCGCCAGAACCACCACCAGAAATTGCCAGCATTCCTAGCCCAATACTGGATGAGGAACGTCCCAAAGTTGTGGCTTTTGCCGATATTCTGGGCGAAGAACTGCTCGATGAGTCTGAAGATTTAGATGATCTAGACGATGATTTAGATGATGACGATTTAGATGATGATGATTACGAGGAGGATGACGATTACTTTGATGAGCCAAGACCGTTAGTTACAAGACGCAGGTTAGGTGAAGCACCAGTCCAAGTTTTACCATTGTCGGCGGCGAATTTACCGAGAACTTGTTATTTGGTAATTGACCGTTCCGCCGAGCTAATTACCAGACCACTCAAGGATTTTGGTGATTTAGGGCAAATTCCAACTCTGGAAACTCAGCAGCGCACTTTGCCGATATTTGATAACCATCGCGTAGCCAAACGTTTCTCGACAAAGCGCGATCGCGTGATTAAAGTTCCTGATAGTAGAATGCTACACAAGGCACGGACTCACCTCCAAGCTAAAGGCATCACCCGCCTGTTAATTGATGGTCAAGTCTACTCTTTGTCTGCACTTTAA
- a CDS encoding GlsB/YeaQ/YmgE family stress response membrane protein codes for MNIIAWIILGLIAGAIAKAIYPGRQGGGILATMVLGIIGALIGGTLVTLLETGRFQFTAATLSIPGVIVAIIGAIIAIFIWSLLTNRPSY; via the coding sequence ATGAATATTATTGCTTGGATTATCTTAGGTTTGATTGCTGGAGCCATTGCTAAAGCTATTTATCCCGGCCGTCAAGGTGGTGGTATTTTGGCAACTATGGTTTTAGGAATCATCGGTGCTTTAATTGGCGGAACTCTGGTTACACTGTTAGAAACTGGCAGGTTCCAATTTACTGCGGCAACCCTGAGTATTCCGGGGGTAATTGTTGCCATTATTGGTGCAATTATCGCTATTTTCATCTGGAGTTTACTTACTAATCGCCCCAGTTATTAA
- a CDS encoding anti-sigma factor antagonist (This anti-anti-sigma factor, or anti-sigma factor antagonist, belongs to a family that includes characterized members SpoIIAA, RsbV, RsfA, and RsfB.), translating to MATKVQSFMTSQPTEVNFPVTSLNETAIVQVSARLSVLEAVGFKQTCQDLIAANPHLKKIIVDFHQTIFMDSSGLGALVSNYKIAQERGITLILRDVTPQVMAVLTLTGLDQVFPMESSGEAAFIAAENDIEVSKNSSRKLEQLPTTHPSIASWMKRLIDIVGSLVGLVITGILLIPIVIAITIDDPGPIFFSQTRCGWMGKRFKIWKFRSMCVDAEAKKALVKNQVQGAFFKNDNDPRITKVGRFLRRTSLDELPQFWNVLKGDMSLVGTRPPTPDEVERYEVPEWQRLDVKPGMTGEWQVNGRSTVRSFEDVIRLDLQYQKNWSLLYDLKLIFKTVAILFDKKSGAV from the coding sequence ATGGCAACGAAAGTGCAGAGCTTCATGACTAGCCAACCCACAGAGGTAAATTTCCCAGTTACTTCCCTCAATGAAACGGCGATAGTGCAGGTATCGGCGCGGTTAAGCGTGCTAGAAGCAGTCGGCTTTAAACAAACCTGCCAAGACCTGATCGCCGCCAACCCACACCTTAAGAAAATCATCGTTGATTTTCACCAGACGATTTTTATGGACAGTAGTGGTTTAGGCGCTCTGGTCAGTAATTACAAAATTGCTCAAGAAAGAGGAATTACCCTCATTCTGCGAGATGTTACCCCCCAAGTTATGGCGGTACTAACTCTGACAGGATTAGATCAAGTTTTTCCGATGGAGTCTAGTGGCGAAGCCGCATTTATCGCAGCAGAAAATGATATAGAAGTCTCTAAAAATAGTTCTCGTAAACTAGAGCAACTTCCTACTACTCATCCCTCTATAGCTTCTTGGATGAAACGCTTGATTGATATAGTTGGTTCACTAGTGGGTTTAGTGATTACAGGAATTTTGCTGATCCCGATTGTCATTGCAATTACAATTGATGATCCTGGCCCGATTTTCTTTAGTCAAACTCGCTGCGGCTGGATGGGTAAGCGATTTAAAATTTGGAAATTTCGCTCTATGTGTGTAGATGCGGAAGCCAAAAAAGCTTTAGTCAAAAATCAAGTGCAGGGCGCATTTTTTAAGAATGACAACGACCCCAGAATTACTAAAGTCGGGCGATTTTTACGGCGCACAAGTTTAGATGAATTGCCACAATTTTGGAATGTTCTCAAAGGTGATATGAGTTTAGTAGGTACTAGACCACCAACACCGGATGAAGTTGAACGTTATGAAGTACCAGAGTGGCAACGTTTAGACGTAAAACCAGGAATGACTGGAGAATGGCAAGTTAATGGTCGGTCTACAGTCCGAAGTTTTGAAGATGTGATTCGCCTGGATTTGCAATATCAAAAAAATTGGAGTTTGCTATACGATTTAAAGTTAATTTTCAAAACTGTTGCTATTTTGTTTGACAAAAAGAGTGGCGCTGTTTAG
- a CDS encoding 7-carboxy-7-deazaguanine synthase QueE gives MTANTTEPTARLIEVFSAIQGEGLNVGTRQIFIRFALCDLRCHFCDSSHTWNAPTTCKVERSPGSREFEIHSNPVPLTILLDWIKRQNLPLLHDSISLTGGEPLLHAPFLYEFLPQVRSLTGLPIYLETGGHRPEQLAMILPYLDSVGMDWKLPSVSGETYWQEHTKFLQLCHNNPSLDVFVKIIISQSTNPDELQKTALLIADINPKVPVFLQPVTPLPTSEQFTTTPILAPNPDQVLMWQALMKKFVPHVRVVPQTHKMLNQL, from the coding sequence ATGACTGCTAACACTACAGAACCTACCGCACGACTGATTGAGGTCTTTTCTGCTATTCAAGGGGAAGGATTGAATGTCGGGACACGTCAAATTTTTATTCGCTTTGCTTTGTGTGACTTACGCTGTCATTTTTGCGATAGCTCCCACACATGGAATGCACCCACTACCTGTAAGGTAGAACGATCACCTGGATCACGAGAGTTTGAAATTCACTCTAATCCCGTCCCCTTAACCATATTACTCGACTGGATTAAACGTCAAAATCTACCGTTGCTACACGATAGCATTAGCCTGACTGGCGGTGAGCCGCTTTTACATGCCCCTTTTTTGTATGAATTTCTGCCCCAAGTGCGATCGCTTACTGGTTTACCAATATACCTAGAGACTGGGGGACATCGCCCAGAACAACTGGCGATGATTTTGCCTTACCTAGACTCTGTGGGTATGGATTGGAAACTGCCTAGCGTTAGCGGCGAGACTTATTGGCAAGAACATACAAAATTTCTCCAATTATGCCACAACAACCCATCTTTGGATGTTTTTGTCAAGATAATTATTTCGCAAAGTACCAATCCCGATGAGTTGCAAAAAACAGCTTTACTGATAGCAGATATCAATCCCAAAGTTCCTGTTTTTTTACAACCAGTCACCCCATTACCTACTTCTGAACAGTTCACTACTACACCCATACTCGCCCCGAATCCCGACCAAGTGCTGATGTGGCAAGCTTTAATGAAAAAGTTTGTGCCTCATGTCCGGGTTGTACCGCAAACTCATAAAATGCTCAATCAATTGTGA
- a CDS encoding CsbD family protein yields MSIENRIEATAKNIEGKVQEVVGEVTGNPADKAEGKAKQAAAKVIHTTENIKDELKKAID; encoded by the coding sequence ATGAGTATCGAAAATCGCATTGAAGCAACTGCTAAAAATATTGAAGGTAAAGTACAGGAAGTAGTTGGTGAAGTTACAGGTAATCCCGCAGATAAGGCTGAAGGTAAAGCTAAACAAGCGGCAGCGAAGGTAATTCACACTACAGAAAACATCAAAGATGAACTTAAAAAAGCTATAGACTAA
- a CDS encoding ADP-ribosylglycohydrolase family protein: MQTATQTLSGLMGLCVGDALGVPVEFTSRAERMKFPVTKMLGYGTWHQPPGTWSDDSSLTFCLAESLCRGYSLDAIALSFWRWYKQAYWTPRGEIFGIGQSTHAAIMRINQGVPPLEAGGTSEMSNGNGSLMRTLPMAYCHQTLDFPELISRVHQVSCITHAHVRSQMACGIYTSIAIELLQGANLPTAYTQGLEKIQPIYSAPQFLAEIPHFARVFSGDIASLPIEEIKSGGYVIETLEASLWCLLNSSSYAEAVLKAVNLGGHTDTTAAVTGGLAGIYYGIEGIPQLWVNQVARKQDIVNLAKRFTAAVYTHN, translated from the coding sequence ATGCAAACCGCTACACAAACATTGTCTGGTTTGATGGGTTTATGTGTCGGTGATGCCTTGGGTGTGCCTGTGGAGTTTACAAGCCGCGCTGAACGTATGAAATTCCCTGTCACGAAGATGCTGGGTTACGGCACATGGCATCAACCGCCGGGAACTTGGTCTGATGATAGTTCCCTAACATTTTGCTTGGCAGAAAGCCTTTGTCGAGGGTATTCTTTGGATGCCATAGCTTTGTCTTTTTGGCGGTGGTATAAGCAAGCTTACTGGACTCCCAGAGGGGAAATATTTGGCATCGGACAAAGTACTCATGCGGCTATTATGCGAATTAATCAAGGGGTTCCACCTTTAGAGGCTGGGGGAACGAGCGAGATGAGTAATGGTAATGGTTCTTTGATGAGAACTTTACCGATGGCTTATTGCCATCAAACCTTAGATTTCCCGGAATTGATTTCGCGGGTGCATCAGGTGTCTTGTATTACCCATGCTCATGTGCGATCGCAAATGGCCTGCGGCATTTATACTAGTATCGCCATTGAACTGCTGCAAGGCGCTAATTTACCCACAGCTTACACTCAAGGCTTAGAAAAAATTCAACCTATTTATTCTGCACCGCAATTTCTGGCAGAAATACCCCATTTTGCTAGAGTATTCAGTGGTGACATTGCCAGCTTACCAATTGAAGAGATTAAATCTGGTGGCTATGTCATTGAAACCCTGGAAGCATCGTTATGGTGTTTATTAAATAGCTCATCCTATGCAGAAGCAGTATTAAAAGCTGTAAATTTGGGCGGACATACAGATACAACTGCGGCTGTCACCGGTGGGTTAGCGGGAATTTACTATGGTATTGAGGGCATACCTCAACTTTGGGTAAATCAAGTTGCTCGCAAACAAGACATTGTGAATTTAGCGAAGCGTTTTACTGCTGCTGTTTACACGCACAATTGA